The Synechocystis sp. PCC 7509 genome includes a window with the following:
- a CDS encoding type II toxin-antitoxin system HicB family antitoxin, translating into MKIKAIVHSAEEGGYWAEVPELVGCITEGDTMEEVMANLKDAIVGWLDVADSRKIKYLPTNAAMAAMLDIGNGGDAIDSTDQIVEIAV; encoded by the coding sequence ATGAAAATCAAAGCAATTGTTCATTCAGCAGAAGAAGGCGGCTATTGGGCGGAAGTTCCCGAACTCGTTGGTTGTATTACTGAAGGGGATACTATGGAGGAAGTCATGGCTAACTTAAAAGATGCGATCGTTGGTTGGCTTGATGTTGCCGATAGTCGTAAAATAAAGTACCTCCCCACCAATGCCGCTATGGCAGCTATGCTAGATATTGGTAATGGTGGTGATGCAATAGATTCCACCGATCAAATTGTCGAAATTGCTGTATGA
- a CDS encoding YgfZ/GcvT domain-containing protein — translation MIQQLQDIQAAAGATFDSDIPVSFGNDSEALEAVQSGVAICDRTHWGVIEVTGGDRLRFLHNQSTNNFERLKSGEGCDTVFVTSTARTIDLVSAIVTDDSVLLITSPNRYKYLLELLDRYIFFADKVELTDITDKTAIFSLIGANSNDLVSKIGLEAIIGQPVGNHLLIDDVRTAVGSGLATPGYTLIVPAENAAKVWKSIVEADAVPMGDRVWEQLRIKQGRPVPDKELTDDYNPLEAGLLQTISFDKGCYIGQETIARLNTYKGVKQNLWGIKLNGVAEVGSVIMVGEEKVGKLTSIVESDRGFFGLGYIRTKAGGAGLIVQIGETTGEVVEVPFLSRVSL, via the coding sequence ATGATTCAACAGTTACAAGACATCCAGGCAGCAGCAGGGGCAACATTTGATTCTGATATCCCCGTAAGTTTTGGGAATGATTCTGAGGCATTAGAAGCGGTGCAAAGTGGGGTAGCAATTTGCGATCGCACTCATTGGGGAGTAATTGAAGTTACAGGAGGCGATCGCCTGCGTTTTTTACACAATCAAAGTACCAACAATTTTGAACGTTTAAAATCTGGAGAAGGTTGCGATACAGTTTTTGTAACTTCTACCGCTAGAACAATTGATTTAGTTAGTGCGATTGTTACGGACGATTCTGTACTACTAATAACGTCACCCAATCGCTATAAATATTTGCTGGAATTGTTGGATCGCTATATCTTTTTTGCCGACAAGGTGGAATTAACAGACATTACCGATAAAACCGCGATATTTAGCTTAATTGGCGCAAATAGTAACGATTTAGTCTCAAAAATAGGTTTAGAGGCAATTATTGGGCAACCAGTAGGCAATCATTTGTTAATCGACGATGTACGAACAGCTGTAGGAAGCGGACTTGCAACACCTGGATATACTTTAATTGTTCCGGCGGAGAATGCCGCAAAGGTATGGAAAAGCATAGTAGAAGCGGATGCTGTACCAATGGGCGATCGCGTTTGGGAACAGTTGAGAATTAAACAAGGTCGTCCCGTACCAGATAAAGAACTAACTGATGATTACAATCCTTTAGAAGCAGGGTTATTACAGACAATCTCTTTTGATAAAGGCTGCTATATCGGACAAGAAACGATCGCGCGATTGAATACCTATAAAGGTGTAAAACAAAACTTGTGGGGAATTAAACTTAATGGTGTGGCTGAAGTTGGCAGTGTAATTATGGTAGGAGAGGAAAAAGTTGGAAAACTTACAAGTATTGTAGAGAGCGATCGCGGTTTTTTTGGCTTAGGTTACATTCGCACCAAAGCAGGTGGTGCGGGTTTAATAGTCCAAATAGGTGAAACTACAGGCGAAGTAGTGGAAGTACCGTTTTTAAGCCGGGTTTCGCTATAA